A single region of the Pseudalkalibacillus berkeleyi genome encodes:
- the topA gene encoding type I DNA topoisomerase gives MADYLVIVESPAKAKTIEKYLGKKYIVKASMGHVRDLPKSQMGVDVEADFEPRYITIRGKGPVLKELKTAAKKVKKIYLAADPDREGEAIAWHLAHSLDMKDHSNCRVVFNEITKQAIKDSFKKPRAINMNLVDAQQARRVLDRLVGYNISPLLWKKVKKGLSAGRVQTVALRMIVDREKEIQNFKPEEYWKIKGIFDKGSEEFDASFFELNGKKVDLSTEEDVKGVLKHIKGKDFDVKSVQKKERKRNPAAPFTTSSLQQEAARKLNFRAKKTMMIAQQLYEGIAIGKQGTVGLITYMRTDSTRVSDVAKDEAKQYIQDTYGSKFSANRTTSKKSGNTQDAHEAVRPTSTLRDPKVVKQFLSRDQHRLYKLIWERFVASQMAPAIMDTMAVNLENNGVMFRANGSKVKFPGFMKVYVEGNDDNKKDEDKILPDLREGDKVKSKEIEPSQHFTQPPPRYSEARLVKTMEELGIGRPSTYAPTLDTIQRRGYVALDARKFVPTELGEIVLDLILEFFPEVINVEFTAEMETSLDHVEEGTEEWKRVIEAFYKEFEKKLKIAEEEMKEVEIQDEPAGEDCEKCGSEMVYKMGRYGKFMACSNFPDCRNTKPIVKDIGVKCPTCKEGNIVERKSKKKRIFYGCDRYPTCDFVSWDKPINRPCPKCDSLLVEKKAKKSTTIQCTNCDYKEKQN, from the coding sequence ATGGCAGATTATTTAGTAATAGTAGAATCTCCCGCTAAAGCAAAAACGATTGAAAAATACTTAGGGAAAAAATATATCGTCAAAGCTTCAATGGGACATGTACGAGACTTACCTAAAAGCCAAATGGGTGTTGATGTAGAGGCGGATTTTGAACCTCGTTATATTACGATTCGCGGTAAAGGACCAGTTCTCAAAGAATTGAAAACGGCCGCAAAGAAAGTAAAGAAAATCTATCTAGCAGCTGACCCGGATCGCGAAGGGGAAGCGATTGCTTGGCATCTCGCTCATAGTTTAGACATGAAAGACCATTCGAATTGTCGAGTTGTATTTAATGAAATTACAAAGCAAGCAATCAAAGATTCATTTAAAAAGCCAAGAGCTATTAATATGAATCTTGTTGATGCCCAACAAGCGAGACGTGTGTTGGATAGACTGGTAGGGTATAACATAAGTCCGTTATTATGGAAGAAAGTTAAAAAAGGTTTAAGTGCAGGCCGCGTTCAAACCGTTGCCCTTCGTATGATTGTTGACAGAGAAAAGGAAATTCAAAACTTCAAGCCAGAAGAATACTGGAAAATTAAAGGGATATTTGATAAGGGTAGTGAGGAATTTGATGCTTCCTTCTTCGAACTAAATGGTAAGAAAGTAGACCTTTCTACAGAAGAAGATGTGAAAGGTGTCTTAAAACATATTAAAGGCAAGGATTTCGATGTGAAATCGGTTCAGAAAAAAGAACGAAAACGAAATCCCGCAGCTCCTTTTACAACTTCATCCCTCCAACAGGAAGCAGCAAGGAAGTTGAACTTCCGAGCAAAGAAAACGATGATGATCGCTCAACAGTTATATGAAGGGATTGCTATTGGAAAACAAGGAACGGTCGGTTTGATTACATATATGAGAACTGACTCTACTCGTGTGTCTGACGTTGCAAAAGACGAGGCAAAACAGTATATTCAAGATACTTATGGATCTAAATTTTCTGCAAATCGCACGACTAGTAAAAAGTCCGGCAATACGCAGGATGCTCACGAAGCTGTTAGACCGACGTCAACATTAAGAGATCCAAAAGTTGTAAAGCAATTCTTGAGTCGCGATCAGCACCGATTATATAAGCTAATTTGGGAACGATTTGTAGCAAGTCAAATGGCTCCAGCGATTATGGATACTATGGCTGTAAATCTGGAAAATAACGGTGTGATGTTCAGAGCGAACGGCTCAAAAGTTAAGTTCCCGGGATTTATGAAAGTGTATGTTGAAGGAAATGATGATAACAAAAAAGATGAAGACAAAATCCTTCCTGACCTTAGGGAAGGAGATAAAGTTAAATCGAAAGAAATAGAACCTAGCCAACACTTTACACAGCCACCACCAAGATATTCAGAAGCACGATTGGTCAAAACTATGGAAGAACTAGGTATAGGTCGACCATCCACCTATGCGCCGACTCTAGACACCATTCAACGACGAGGTTATGTGGCGCTTGATGCACGGAAATTTGTTCCAACTGAATTAGGAGAAATTGTTTTAGACCTTATTCTTGAATTTTTCCCAGAAGTCATTAATGTTGAATTTACAGCAGAAATGGAAACGAGTCTTGACCATGTCGAAGAAGGTACAGAAGAATGGAAGAGAGTTATAGAAGCCTTCTATAAAGAATTTGAAAAGAAATTAAAAATTGCAGAAGAAGAAATGAAAGAAGTTGAGATTCAAGATGAACCTGCTGGGGAAGATTGTGAAAAATGTGGCAGTGAAATGGTTTACAAAATGGGTCGATATGGAAAATTCATGGCTTGTTCTAATTTTCCTGATTGTAGGAATACAAAACCGATTGTCAAAGACATAGGTGTGAAGTGTCCGACGTGTAAAGAAGGGAACATCGTCGAGCGTAAGAGCAAGAAGAAACGCATATTCTATGGGTGCGATCGATATCCTACATGTGATTTTGTATCATGGGATAAACCGATCAATAGACCTTGTCCGAAATGTGACAGCTTACTTGTCGAGAAGAAAGCGAAGAAGAGTACGACAATTCAATGTACAAATTGTGACTATAAAGAGAAACAAAATTAG
- the trmFO gene encoding FADH(2)-oxidizing methylenetetrahydrofolate--tRNA-(uracil(54)-C(5))-methyltransferase TrmFO produces MTVKEVNVVGAGLAGSEAAWQLAKRGIHVHLYEMRPKKQTPAHHTDKFAELVCSNSLRSNALTNAVGVLKEEMRQLDSVIIQSADECSVPAGGALAVDRHEFAARVTERVKGHPNVTVHDEEITEIPNSPTIIATGPLTSKDLSNSLKALTGEEYLYFYDAAAPIIEVDSIDRDKVYLKSRYDKGEAAYLNCPMTEEEFDRFYEALISAETVPLKEFEKEVFFEGCMPVEVMASRGRKTLLFGPMKPVGLEDPKTGKTPFAVVQLRQDNKSGTLYNIVGFQTHMKWGPQKDVIRLIPGLENADIVRYGVMHRNTFINSPNLLKPTYQYKDRDDLFFAGQMTGVEGYVESAASGLIAGLNAARFMSDEEPVVFPSETALGSMAEYITTANPKNFQPINSNFGLFPPLEKRIKNKKERNEKIASRALETIQNFLTKM; encoded by the coding sequence TTGACAGTTAAAGAAGTAAATGTTGTCGGTGCTGGATTGGCTGGCAGCGAAGCAGCTTGGCAATTAGCCAAAAGAGGAATACATGTTCATCTATATGAAATGAGACCGAAGAAACAAACCCCAGCTCATCATACAGATAAGTTTGCTGAATTGGTTTGTAGTAACTCATTGAGATCCAATGCACTTACAAATGCAGTAGGTGTCCTTAAAGAAGAAATGAGACAATTAGACTCAGTTATTATACAAAGTGCAGATGAATGTTCGGTCCCGGCCGGTGGTGCACTTGCTGTTGATCGACATGAATTTGCAGCAAGGGTCACTGAAAGAGTGAAAGGTCATCCGAATGTCACTGTGCACGATGAAGAAATAACTGAAATACCAAATAGTCCTACGATTATTGCGACGGGCCCTCTAACCTCTAAAGACCTATCTAATTCATTGAAAGCATTGACGGGTGAGGAGTATCTATACTTTTACGATGCGGCAGCACCAATCATTGAAGTGGACAGCATCGATCGTGACAAAGTATACTTGAAGTCTCGTTATGATAAAGGCGAGGCAGCGTATTTGAATTGTCCGATGACTGAAGAAGAATTCGATCGTTTCTATGAAGCGCTCATCAGTGCAGAAACTGTACCGCTGAAAGAATTTGAGAAAGAGGTCTTCTTCGAAGGATGTATGCCAGTCGAAGTCATGGCATCACGAGGTAGAAAGACATTATTATTCGGACCGATGAAGCCAGTAGGATTAGAAGATCCTAAGACTGGAAAAACACCATTTGCTGTTGTACAGCTACGCCAAGATAATAAATCTGGAACGCTTTATAATATTGTTGGTTTTCAAACGCATATGAAGTGGGGACCTCAAAAAGATGTGATCCGCTTAATTCCAGGGCTTGAAAATGCTGATATTGTTCGTTATGGTGTTATGCACAGAAATACATTTATTAATTCTCCTAATCTGTTAAAGCCGACATATCAATATAAAGACAGAGACGATTTGTTCTTTGCTGGACAAATGACTGGTGTCGAAGGGTATGTAGAAAGTGCAGCATCAGGGCTGATTGCTGGTCTAAACGCAGCACGATTTATGAGTGATGAAGAGCCAGTTGTATTCCCATCGGAAACAGCATTGGGGAGCATGGCTGAATATATTACAACAGCAAATCCGAAGAACTTTCAACCGATTAATTCTAATTTCGGTCTATTCCCTCCGTTAGAGAAGAGGATTAAAAATAAGAAAGAACGAAATGAAAAGATTGCTTCCAGAGCATTGGAAACAATTCAGAATTTTTTAACAAAGATGTGA
- the xerC gene encoding tyrosine recombinase XerC: MEDEIRLFIEYLQIEKNSSSHTVINYQKDIGDFVVFMKQQGLDQFAAVSYVHVRHYLTILHEKKFARNSVARKISSLRSLYRFLLREDLVPQNPFQMTSLPRKTERLPKFFYQEEVEELFKVSDLHTPLGQRNQTLLEFLYGTGIRVSECCDLNVQDIDTTIETILVRGKGRKERYVPIGVYALEALDRYLKDGRQALMKSQTHNKLFVNYKGDPLTTRGVRKVLQKIIKSTSLTMKITPHMMRHTFATHLLNEGADLRAVQELLGHAQLSSTQVYTHVTKDRLQQLYRSYHPRA, from the coding sequence ATGGAAGATGAGATTCGACTGTTTATCGAATATTTACAAATTGAGAAAAACAGTTCTTCACATACCGTCATTAATTACCAAAAAGACATCGGAGATTTTGTCGTATTCATGAAGCAGCAAGGCTTGGACCAATTTGCTGCTGTTTCTTATGTTCACGTACGTCATTATTTAACCATTCTCCATGAAAAGAAATTTGCAAGGAATTCTGTGGCAAGAAAGATCTCATCATTAAGAAGCCTCTATCGATTTTTACTTAGAGAAGATTTGGTGCCTCAGAACCCATTTCAAATGACTTCTTTACCGAGAAAAACAGAGCGACTCCCCAAATTCTTTTATCAGGAAGAAGTTGAGGAGTTGTTTAAGGTTTCAGACCTTCATACACCTCTCGGCCAGAGAAACCAAACCTTACTTGAGTTTTTATACGGTACAGGTATCCGTGTCAGTGAATGTTGTGATTTAAACGTTCAAGATATAGATACGACAATTGAAACCATTTTGGTCCGTGGTAAAGGTAGGAAGGAACGTTATGTACCAATAGGTGTATATGCTTTGGAGGCATTAGACCGTTACTTGAAAGATGGAAGGCAAGCCTTAATGAAATCCCAAACACACAATAAGCTATTTGTGAATTATAAAGGAGACCCACTCACGACAAGAGGGGTTCGTAAAGTATTGCAAAAGATCATCAAGTCAACCTCTTTAACAATGAAAATAACACCTCATATGATGCGTCACACATTCGCGACTCATTTATTAAATGAAGGAGCTGACTTAAGGGCTGTCCAAGAGCTGTTAGGCCATGCGCAATTATCTTCAACGCAGGTTTATACACATGTTACAAAAGACCGGTTGCAACAGCTTTACCGATCTTATCATCCAAGAGCCTAG
- the hslV gene encoding ATP-dependent protease subunit HslV: MNTFHATTIFAVQHNGGFAMAGDGQVTFGNAVVMKHTARKVRKLYDGKVLAGFAGSVADAFTLFEKFEAKLEEYNGNLQRSAVELAKEWRGDKILRRLEAMLIVMNQETMLLVSGTGEVIEPDDGILSIGSGGNYALAAGRALKKHGEHLTAKDIAKSALEIAADICVYTNDQIIVEQLT, encoded by the coding sequence ATGAATACATTTCACGCTACTACAATATTTGCAGTGCAGCATAACGGGGGATTCGCAATGGCGGGAGACGGCCAAGTGACCTTCGGCAATGCGGTGGTCATGAAACATACTGCACGAAAAGTCCGTAAACTTTATGATGGAAAAGTACTAGCAGGATTTGCAGGTTCTGTTGCAGATGCATTTACATTGTTTGAGAAATTTGAAGCGAAATTGGAAGAGTACAATGGTAATCTTCAACGTTCTGCTGTTGAACTTGCGAAAGAATGGCGAGGAGATAAAATCCTCAGAAGGCTTGAAGCGATGTTAATTGTAATGAACCAAGAGACGATGTTACTTGTATCTGGTACAGGTGAAGTAATTGAACCAGACGATGGCATTCTTTCGATTGGTTCAGGGGGAAATTATGCACTTGCTGCTGGAAGAGCTTTGAAAAAGCACGGAGAGCACTTAACGGCTAAAGACATCGCCAAGAGCGCTTTAGAAATTGCTGCTGATATTTGTGTATATACGAATGATCAAATCATTGTTGAACAATTAACTTGA
- the hslU gene encoding HslU--HslV peptidase ATPase subunit encodes MMNMNYTPRQIVERLDQFIVGQHSAKKAVAIALRNRYRRNLIDESIREEVVPKNILMIGPTGVGKTEIARRLAKVVGAPFIKVEATKFTEVGYVGRDVESMVRDLVETSIRIVKEEKMVGVKERAEENANKRIVELLVPSKKPDQNAYKNPLEMLFGNQQQTNTSTEADVEKDQIATRRKQIAHQLALGELEDRYITVEVEEQNQNMMDMFQGSGLEQMGMNMQDMLGNLMPKKKKKRKLTVREARKVLTHEEAQKLIDMDEVSQEAVIRAEQTGMIFIDEIDKIAGKGNQSADVSREGVQRDILPIVEGSTVVTKYGPVKTDHVLFVAAGAFHTAKPSDLIPELQGRFPIRVELNSLTIDDFVSILIEPDNALTKQYEALLKTEGINIEFSDDAIRRIATIATEVNQHTDNIGARRLHTILEKLLEDLSFEAPDISLETVTITQKYVDEKLGAIAKDRDLSQYIL; translated from the coding sequence ATGATGAACATGAATTATACACCTAGACAAATTGTCGAACGATTAGATCAGTTCATTGTCGGACAACACAGTGCGAAGAAAGCTGTCGCGATCGCCTTAAGAAACCGATATCGTAGAAATCTAATTGATGAATCGATAAGAGAAGAAGTCGTTCCGAAGAATATCTTAATGATTGGTCCAACAGGCGTAGGGAAAACTGAAATAGCTAGAAGGTTGGCTAAAGTTGTAGGAGCACCTTTTATTAAGGTGGAAGCAACTAAATTTACTGAGGTTGGTTATGTAGGTCGTGATGTTGAATCAATGGTACGTGATTTAGTTGAAACATCAATTCGGATCGTAAAAGAAGAAAAAATGGTCGGTGTTAAAGAGAGAGCAGAAGAAAATGCGAATAAGCGCATAGTTGAGTTACTCGTCCCATCCAAGAAGCCTGACCAAAATGCATACAAAAATCCACTTGAGATGTTGTTTGGAAATCAACAACAGACGAACACGTCAACAGAAGCAGATGTCGAAAAAGATCAAATTGCAACACGTAGGAAACAAATTGCTCATCAGCTTGCATTAGGTGAGCTTGAAGACCGATATATCACGGTTGAGGTTGAAGAACAAAATCAGAATATGATGGATATGTTTCAAGGTTCAGGTTTAGAACAAATGGGTATGAATATGCAAGATATGCTAGGCAACTTAATGCCGAAGAAAAAGAAGAAAAGAAAACTTACCGTAAGGGAAGCGAGAAAAGTCTTGACCCATGAGGAAGCTCAAAAATTAATAGATATGGATGAAGTTAGTCAAGAAGCAGTTATAAGAGCAGAACAAACGGGTATGATTTTTATAGATGAGATTGATAAAATCGCAGGAAAGGGTAATCAATCAGCAGATGTGTCTCGTGAAGGCGTTCAAAGGGATATACTACCGATTGTAGAAGGGTCTACCGTTGTCACAAAATATGGTCCTGTAAAGACAGACCACGTGCTTTTTGTTGCTGCTGGAGCTTTCCATACTGCGAAACCATCTGATCTTATCCCTGAGTTACAAGGGAGATTTCCAATCCGAGTGGAGTTAAATAGTTTGACAATCGATGATTTCGTCTCTATTCTGATAGAGCCTGATAATGCACTCACAAAGCAATATGAAGCCCTTTTGAAAACAGAAGGTATAAACATAGAATTTTCTGACGATGCTATTCGTAGAATTGCTACTATCGCAACAGAAGTGAATCAACATACTGATAATATCGGAGCAAGACGTTTACACACCATTTTGGAAAAGCTACTAGAAGATCTATCGTTTGAAGCGCCTGATATATCACTCGAAACGGTTACCATCACACAAAAATATGTTGATGAAAAGCTAGGAGCCATAGCAAAAGACCGAGATTTAAGCCAGTACATTTTATAA
- the codY gene encoding GTP-sensing pleiotropic transcriptional regulator CodY, whose translation MNLLEKTRKINALLQESGGKPVNFKEMAGTLRDVIEANIFVVSRRGKLLGYSLNQEIENERMKKMLVERQFPTDYTKNLFNITETSSNLDIHSDYTAFPVENKELFNRGLTTIVPIVGAGDRLGTLILSRLNDSFQDDDLILAEYGATVVGTEILREKTEEIEEEARNKAVVQMAISSLSYSELEAIEHIFEELDGNEGLLVASKIADRVGITRSVIVNALRKLESAGVIESRSLGMKGTYIKVLNDKFLHELSKLKAM comes from the coding sequence ATGAATTTATTAGAGAAAACACGTAAAATTAATGCCTTATTACAAGAGTCTGGTGGTAAACCAGTTAACTTTAAAGAAATGGCCGGTACACTTCGGGATGTCATTGAAGCGAACATTTTCGTCGTAAGTCGCCGTGGTAAGCTATTAGGTTATTCTCTCAATCAAGAAATTGAAAATGAGAGAATGAAAAAGATGCTCGTTGAACGTCAATTTCCAACTGACTATACAAAAAACTTGTTCAATATAACTGAAACATCGTCTAACCTAGATATCCACAGTGACTATACAGCTTTCCCTGTTGAAAATAAAGAGCTATTCAACCGCGGATTAACGACGATTGTTCCGATTGTTGGGGCTGGTGACCGCTTAGGAACGTTAATTTTGTCAAGATTAAATGATTCATTCCAAGATGATGATCTGATTTTAGCTGAATATGGAGCTACTGTTGTTGGTACAGAGATTTTACGTGAGAAAACCGAAGAAATAGAAGAAGAGGCTCGTAACAAAGCTGTTGTTCAAATGGCGATTAGTTCTTTATCTTATAGTGAACTTGAAGCAATTGAACATATCTTTGAAGAGTTAGACGGAAACGAAGGATTACTTGTTGCAAGTAAAATTGCTGACCGAGTTGGAATTACCCGCTCAGTCATTGTCAATGCGCTACGTAAACTAGAGAGCGCTGGTGTAATTGAATCTCGTTCGCTCGGAATGAAAGGTACTTACATTAAAGTCTTAAACGACAAGTTCTTACACGAATTATCTAAACTTAAAGCAATGTAA
- the flgB gene encoding flagellar basal body rod protein FlgB: MLNSSTIQKLEHALNYRSLNHKTIANNIANADTPNYKAQSVQFKDALNTSMKAYRTDAQHIPFSSETTVNRPFNVKTNANTSYSHNGNNVDTDKEMAKMAENQLYYQALIQRMNGKLSSMKMVIGGGR; encoded by the coding sequence ATGCTAAATTCAAGTACAATACAAAAACTTGAACATGCATTAAACTATCGTTCTTTAAATCATAAGACGATCGCAAATAATATAGCTAATGCAGATACGCCTAACTATAAAGCGCAATCTGTTCAGTTCAAGGATGCATTAAATACCTCAATGAAAGCATATCGTACGGACGCTCAGCACATCCCATTCTCATCTGAAACTACAGTTAATCGCCCTTTTAACGTTAAGACTAATGCGAACACGTCATACTCCCACAATGGAAATAACGTTGATACGGATAAGGAAATGGCAAAAATGGCAGAGAACCAACTTTACTATCAAGCTCTTATCCAACGCATGAATGGGAAATTGAGTTCTATGAAAATGGTGATAGGAGGAGGAAGGTAG
- the flgC gene encoding flagellar basal body rod protein FlgC has translation MGMFNSINISASALTAQRLRMDVASSNIANADTTRGKLVNGEWEPYKRKMVVFQPKSEGFQSMLSKAQNHSKTNGVQATEMRDDKQPFKLAYQPDHPDADAQGYVKLPNVDPLKEMVDLMSSTRSYEANVTVMNAAKGMYMKALEIGR, from the coding sequence ATGGGCATGTTTAATTCAATCAATATTTCAGCTTCTGCACTTACAGCGCAGCGATTAAGAATGGATGTTGCCTCTTCAAATATCGCCAATGCTGATACGACAAGAGGAAAATTAGTGAATGGTGAGTGGGAGCCCTACAAACGGAAAATGGTCGTATTTCAACCGAAATCCGAAGGCTTCCAGTCGATGCTCTCAAAAGCCCAAAATCATTCAAAAACCAATGGTGTTCAGGCAACTGAAATGAGAGATGACAAGCAACCCTTTAAATTGGCCTATCAACCAGATCACCCTGATGCAGATGCGCAAGGTTATGTAAAATTGCCGAATGTCGATCCTCTTAAGGAAATGGTAGATTTAATGAGTTCAACACGATCCTATGAAGCGAATGTAACAGTAATGAATGCGGCTAAAGGTATGTATATGAAGGCGCTCGAAATAGGGAGATAG
- the fliE gene encoding flagellar hook-basal body complex protein FliE produces the protein MNSIQMNKIMPTTTQIKPVTPDQARSEMATSFKEMLQQVNDAQLKSDAETEKLVSGKSDNLHNVMITAEKASITLQTAVEVRNKAVEAYQEIMRMQV, from the coding sequence ATGAATTCAATACAAATGAATAAGATTATGCCTACAACGACACAGATAAAGCCAGTCACGCCTGACCAAGCACGATCAGAAATGGCAACTTCTTTTAAAGAGATGTTACAACAAGTAAATGATGCACAGTTAAAATCGGATGCTGAAACAGAAAAACTCGTTTCAGGTAAATCTGACAATTTACATAATGTAATGATCACAGCAGAAAAAGCTAGTATTACATTGCAAACCGCTGTTGAAGTAAGAAATAAAGCAGTTGAGGCATATCAAGAAATTATGAGGATGCAAGTGTAA
- the fliF gene encoding flagellar basal-body MS-ring/collar protein FliF, translating to MNEKITSYKTHITQYWKERTTKQKTLIIGSIIGLFAFVTILTVIISNDQYVPLYTGLSPEETGQVKSSLEAKGVNYEISSNGTVISVPSQRVDALKVELAAEGTPKSGAINYEFFGENNGFGMTDKEFGVLERAAMQNELQGLIGSIDGVQNSKVMINLPKENVWVTDAEQSASASVVLDLKPGYTMKQPQVNALYHLVSKSVPSLPIDNIVIMDQFFNYFDLKNSDQQTTTLTAYEQQKTIKEDIEKDLQRNIQRMLATMMGPEKVVVSVTTDIDFTKEKRKEELVEPVDPEKMEGIQMSVERIRETYTGNGSPPGGVPGTGEDDIPSYQGEDGQSGDYQRIEERINNEVNRIHKEVEEAPYEIRDIGIQVMVEPPTPDDANSLPADRINDIEQVLSSVVRTTISKSQIDQITDEEIEQKVFVSAQPFKGKVEMPEPKASIPQWTYIVGGILLVFIIILVFMLLRNRKQKSVEDEDYVPLQYQVEEVPDIQPQRSEESTRKQQLEKLAKDKPDEFAKLLRSWLSDD from the coding sequence ATGAACGAGAAGATCACGTCATATAAGACACACATCACACAATACTGGAAAGAACGTACCACGAAACAAAAAACGTTGATCATAGGTTCTATTATTGGATTATTCGCCTTCGTCACAATACTTACGGTCATCATTTCAAATGATCAATATGTACCTTTATATACCGGACTATCTCCTGAAGAGACTGGGCAAGTGAAAAGCAGTCTTGAAGCAAAAGGAGTCAATTATGAAATCTCAAGTAATGGAACAGTAATCAGTGTTCCTAGTCAACGAGTTGATGCGCTGAAAGTGGAGCTTGCTGCAGAAGGAACGCCCAAAAGCGGAGCAATCAATTATGAGTTTTTTGGAGAGAATAATGGGTTTGGTATGACAGATAAAGAATTCGGTGTTCTTGAGCGTGCTGCGATGCAGAATGAACTCCAAGGACTGATCGGAAGTATTGATGGCGTTCAAAATTCAAAAGTGATGATTAATCTACCTAAGGAAAACGTTTGGGTTACAGATGCCGAACAATCCGCTTCAGCATCTGTAGTTCTGGACTTGAAACCAGGATATACAATGAAACAACCTCAAGTAAATGCTTTGTATCATTTAGTTTCAAAAAGTGTTCCTTCATTGCCTATAGATAATATCGTCATTATGGATCAATTTTTTAATTATTTTGATTTGAAGAATTCAGATCAACAAACGACAACATTAACTGCATATGAACAACAGAAAACGATTAAGGAAGATATTGAGAAAGACTTACAAAGGAATATTCAAAGAATGCTAGCAACGATGATGGGTCCTGAAAAGGTTGTTGTATCTGTTACGACAGATATTGATTTTACAAAGGAAAAACGGAAAGAAGAGTTAGTTGAACCTGTTGATCCCGAGAAAATGGAAGGCATTCAAATGAGCGTTGAAAGGATTAGAGAAACTTACACTGGAAATGGTTCACCTCCGGGTGGTGTACCAGGAACTGGTGAAGATGACATTCCATCCTATCAAGGTGAAGATGGTCAATCGGGAGATTATCAACGAATAGAAGAACGAATAAACAATGAGGTTAACCGTATCCATAAAGAAGTTGAGGAAGCGCCTTATGAAATTAGAGATATCGGTATCCAAGTTATGGTTGAGCCTCCAACACCAGATGACGCGAATTCATTACCAGCAGATCGAATTAATGATATCGAGCAAGTGTTAAGTAGTGTTGTTCGAACGACCATATCCAAATCTCAAATAGACCAGATCACGGACGAAGAAATCGAACAAAAAGTTTTCGTTTCAGCTCAGCCGTTCAAAGGTAAGGTAGAAATGCCAGAACCGAAAGCTTCGATTCCACAATGGACCTATATTGTAGGAGGCATCCTATTAGTCTTTATCATCATTCTAGTCTTTATGTTATTAAGAAATAGGAAGCAAAAATCGGTAGAAGATGAGGATTATGTCCCCCTTCAATACCAAGTAGAAGAGGTACCAGATATACAGCCTCAACGATCGGAAGAATCAACTCGAAAGCAACAACTAGAGAAACTGGCTAAGGATAAACCAGACGAGTTTGCAAAATTACTTCGTTCTTGGCTTTCTGATGATTAG